A window of Candidatus Lokiarchaeota archaeon genomic DNA:
GTATATCCGTCATCTGAAGGCGGCCCTAGTGCAGAGAATAGGATTGGGGCTAGAAAAATTAGAAGCCAACTTGACAGTGCCACGAACAAGAGGGTGAATTTGTCGAGTTTGAGCCCGGAAAGGAGTTTTACTATACCCTTTCCTCCGAAAAAAGAGTATATGCAGGAGAAAACAATCGCGGAAATTTCAATCACATGAAGTACGTGGTTCCTACCATACCAGAAAGCAAGGATTATCAGAAGTAGAGCAGCCAGTGATAGTGCGGTTTTGTTTTCATTAGCCATTCTCTCAAATCCTGCGGATTCTCTCGCGACTCTGTATGATATGCATTTACACGGAAAAGGTACTTATTATATGAACAGGAAATACTATTGATGCCCTTATCTGAAGGGAGGAGGTACTGAATTGTCGGAAGAAGAACCAATGGAAGATGTTATGGAAGATATCGAATATCAAGAAGCAATTGAAGAGGTAGAACTCCTGCTCTTTCTACTTGATGGATCGGGAAGCATGACTCAAACTAATACTCATGACAAGAGGAAGAAAGTAGAACATCTGATGGATGTTATGACTGATTTCATTCCAAGAATAAAGAGCAGTAGCGCTGCACCTCGATTCAGAGTGCAAAATGTGTACTTCTCTGACAAGCCTTATCCTCAAGCCCAATACCAAACCATCGGAGATTTCGAAATCGATAATCCTGTGGAGAAAGCTGGTGGCGGAAGAACTGCAATTGCAGATACGTTACTCAAATCACGGGATTTGATTGATGAGTTTAACGGGGATGACACACTTCCGAATGACAAGTACGCAACTGTGTTCTTGATTACTGATGGCAGAGAAACAAGTCAAGGTGATGTAGAAGGATCCGCATCTATGCTGAAGGGTCATTCGGTTGGCCCCTTATTGGCAACCGTAGGTGTTGGAAAAGACGCAGACGAGGATCTTCTCTTGAAAATTGCTAGTGAACCCACTCCGCGTCAGATAAGACATCTTGATCAACATCATCTTCTGCAGTATATGCCTAACCAAGACAAGCTATACCTTAGAGCTCATGAAGAGGGTCAGATTACGAAGAAGACTGCTGAAGCTCTCAGGAGATTTGTGTACGTACTCAGCAAGACAGCAAAGAAGGAAGAGTAGTTTCCTCCCCGAGTGTGTGTGTGCAATTGATAGAGATTAGCATCAAGGACAAGAAATACACTGTTAATCCCTCGGAGTTGGACTTTATTGACGCTGGAGGTCAAGGGTCGGTCTACAAGTGGAGGAACTACACCCTCAAATTCCACGAGAATGACTCAATTCTTCGAAAGATGCGGGAGGTCAATAGAAGGATATCGGGCAAGAAACACATACCAAAATGCCTTGAGAAACGAACATTCATGATTGGAACCGGGAATGCCAAGGGTTCAGATCTCGGCTTGTCGTTGGCTAATCATCTCTATGTTCTAGTCTTCCGGTGGTTGGAAGGGTCTGGTCTCAACTACAAGAAGCTTAGTCGCAGCAGATTCGAAGTGGCTGACTATATCCTAAAAGGATTGCTTTTTCTTGAAGATATAGAGATTGTACATGCAGATTTGACACCTGACAACTATCTAGTGGACAAAGATGGCATACCTCATATGATCGACATAGAGGGGGCAGGTATTCCAAGCCGTAGCTCTGGACAATGGGATTACAAGCCAGCTGTTCTAGGCACAAAAATCCCTGGATTTCCGTGGCCCCCAGAGAAACAAAAGAATCCTAGAATTGTGAATGACTATACCGAACGTTGGTTTGGACTAGCATTGGTAACAGCAGTCGCCACGGGCATAACACCTTTCTTCTTCTTGCGTAGATGCGATTACGAGAGCCTCAAGGAAATGGAAAGATTGGGAGAAGACGGCTATGAAAAGGGCAAAGTAGTAAAATGGCCGCCATTAGGCATTGAAAACCACACGCATCTTCATGACCCCTTTAAGAAACAAGGAGCTCTTGAGGAATTGCGTGAGAAATGGGATGACCTAGCTACTGGTAGCTTAGTACCTATGCTATTCAATACGTTTGTCCGGGGTGCTAGTGAACCTGAAAACAGAGCATCTTTCAGAAAGATGCGAACTATGTTAGGATTTGTATAATCAATCTAAACAGTGGAATAGAAACGTGAATGGCGAATAATCATGACCTACTGGGATGTCTCAAAATCTCTTCACAGTGATGCGCATTATGACGACCACTTAGCAGTAAGATTTTTTGATGATGAGCATAGCACAGGTGTAGCTGTCATCGCAGATGGGGTAAGTAATTCCGCGGGAGGGCGCATAGCCGCGTTAGTTGCATGTTTAGTTATTCCCGAATTCATTCAAAACAACCGTAATGATGTGATTTACTCTGATCCTTTTGCGCTGATAGAAGCAGCTTTAGAAGAAGCTGGTGCTGAGCTACTCGATGTAGGAAAACGAGTATTTGATGCCGGTCTTGACGGTATTCGGAATATTCTCAAAGAGATTGATCCCCCAGAAATTCGCGAAAAATTCGTCGAGAAGATCCGCCCAAAGGTTGAGGAAAAAAGAAAGAAAGGAAATATCCCTGAT
This region includes:
- a CDS encoding VWA domain-containing protein, yielding MSEEEPMEDVMEDIEYQEAIEEVELLLFLLDGSGSMTQTNTHDKRKKVEHLMDVMTDFIPRIKSSSAAPRFRVQNVYFSDKPYPQAQYQTIGDFEIDNPVEKAGGGRTAIADTLLKSRDLIDEFNGDDTLPNDKYATVFLITDGRETSQGDVEGSASMLKGHSVGPLLATVGVGKDADEDLLLKIASEPTPRQIRHLDQHHLLQYMPNQDKLYLRAHEEGQITKKTAEALRRFVYVLSKTAKKEE